The following coding sequences are from one Vulpes vulpes isolate BD-2025 chromosome 12, VulVul3, whole genome shotgun sequence window:
- the LOC112911674 gene encoding olfactory receptor 13C2-like produces the protein MEWENQTILVEFFLKGLSGYPKLELLFFVLILIMYVVILLGNGTLILISVLDSHLHTPMYFFLGNLSFLDICYTSTSIPSTLVSFLSERKTISFSGCAVQMFLGLAMGTTECVLLGMMAFDRYVAICNPLRYPVIMSKDSYVPMATGSWIIGLVNSAVQTAFVVQLPFCRNNVINHFSCEILAVMKLACADISGNEFIMLVATTLFILTPLLLIIISYSLIISSILKIRTSEGRSKVFSTCSAHLTVVIIFYGTILFMYMKPKSKKTLNSDDLDATDKLISMFYGVMTPMMNPLIYSLRNKDVKEAVKHLLKKMCLTSKWERDK, from the coding sequence ATGGAATGGGAAAATCAAACCATTCTGGTGGAATTCTTTTTGAAGGGGCTTTCTGGTTACCCTAAGCTTGAGCTACTCTTTTTTGTGCTAATCTTAATAATGTATGTTGTCATCCTGCTGGGCAATGGCACCCTTATTTTAATCAGCGTCTTGGACTCCCACCTTCACACCCCTATGTACTTCTTCCTGGGGAACCTCTCCTTCTTGGACATCTGCTACACCTCCACCTCCATTCCCTCCACGCTGGTGAGCTTCCTCTCAGAAAGAAAGACCATCTCCTTCTCTGGCTGTGCAGTGCAGATGTTCCTTGGCTTGGCCATGGGGACAACAGAGTGTGTGCTCCTGGGCATGATGGCCTTTGACCGGTATGTGGCTATCTGCAACCCCCTAAGATATCCTGTCATCATGAGCAAGGATTCCTATGTGCCCATGGCAACTGGGTCCTGGATCATAGGACTGGTCAACTCTGCAGTACAAACGGCGTTTGTGGTACAGTTGCCTTTCTGTAGGAATAACGTCATCAATCATTTCTCCTGTGAAATTCTGGCTGTCATGAAACTGGCTTGTGCTGACATCTCAGGCAATGAGTTCATCATGCTCGTGGCCACGACATTGTTTATATTGACACCACTGCTATTAATTATTATCTCCTACTCATTAATCATCTCTAGTATCCTCAAGATTCGCACTTCTGAGGGGAGAAGCAAAGTCTTCTCCACCTGCTCAGCCCACCTGACTGTGGTGATAATATTCTATGGAACCATTCTCTTCATGTACATGAAGCCCAAATCTAAAAAGACACTCAATTCAGATGACTTGGATGCAACTGACAAACTTATATCCATGTTCTATGGGGTTATGACTCCCATGATGAATCCTTTAATTTACAGTCTTAGAAACAAGGATGTGAAAGAAGCAGTTAAACACCTACTGAAGAAAATGTGTTTAACAAGTAAATGGGAAAGGGACAAGTAA
- the LOC112911673 gene encoding olfactory receptor 13F1-like: MIKTNLTVISKFIFLGFTYYPKVEVIVFVLCLLMYLITLLGNIILISITILDSHLHKPMYFFLSNLSFLDIWYTSSALTPMLANFVLGKNTISFLGCAIQMYFSLAMGSTECVLLSMMAYDRYVAICNPLRYPVIMNRRVCVQIAAGSWVTGCLTALVETMSVLHQSLCGNSIINHFTCEILAVLKLVCVDTSRVQLIMLLISVLLLPMPMLLICISYAFILSNILRISSVDGRSKAFSTCAAHLTVVVLFYGTALSMYLKPLAVDSQEIDKFIALVYAGLTPMLNPIIYSLRNKEVKAAVKKLLIRNPLCAF, translated from the coding sequence ATGATCAAGACAAACTTGACAgtcatttcaaaatttatttttctgggatTTACTTACTACCCCAAAGTGGAGGTCATCGTATTTGTGCTGTGCTTGCTGATGTATCTGATCACCCTGCTGGGTAATATAATTCTGATCTCCATCACCATCCTGGATTCCCACCTACACAaacccatgtacttcttcctcagcaACCTCTCCTTTTTAGACATCTGGTACACCTCTTCTGCTCTCACTCCAATGCTGGCAAACTTTGTTTTGGGGAAAAACACTATCTCATTCTTAGGATGTGCCATTCAGATGTACTTTTCTCTTGCCATGGGCTCCACTGAGTGTGTGCTCCTGTCTATGATGGCGTATGACCGgtatgtggccatctgcaaccCTCTGAGGTACCCTGTCATCATGAATAGGAGGGTTTGTGTGCAGATTGCAGCTGGCTCCTGGGTGACAGGCTGCCTCACTGCCTTGGTGGAAACAATGTCTGTGCTGCATCAGTCTCTCTGTGGAAATAGCATCATCAATCATTTCACTTGTGAAATTCTGGCTGTATTGAAACTAGTTTGCGTAGACACTTCCAGGGTGCAGTTAATCATGCTGTTGATTAGCGTACTTCTTCTTCCTATGCCAATGCTTCTCATTTGTATATCTTATGCGTTCATTCTCTCCAACATTCTGAGAATCAGCTCAGTGGATGGTCGAAGCAAAGCCTTTTCAACATGTGCAGCCCACTTGACTGTGGTGGTTTTGTTCTATGGGACAGCTCTCTCCATGTACCTGAAGCCCTTGGCTGTGGATTCACAggaaatagataaatttataGCTCTGGTATATGCTGGGTTAACCCCCATGTTGAATCCTATCATTTACAGTCTACGGAACAAAGAGGTGAAAGCAGCTGTGAAAAAATTGCTGATTAGGAACCCTCTTTGTGCTTTTTAA